The proteins below come from a single Torulaspora delbrueckii CBS 1146 chromosome 5, complete genome genomic window:
- the HSU1 gene encoding cystathionine gamma-synthase, which yields MTEIEFGKPLPSNLDYAVSFGIPTWDSAIGYVEKNPDVISKMDTGYPRYFPQPPIQKLCNHFIKKFGCDSESCRPFPSYNLAKKCLEFVKSIPGSTAHLEVETFQLVADGKSPKQRLVVTIAAVLASGDDFDVVREYWKLRGECVSSRLAESLHQLLTAPDSRRQEAEAKFFLANEEGNHAKKLIKQRIVDNHCNPFGSNSNGEELVLNPDTDAYLVSSGMSSIFTARDILSFWEEKRASKHSLGKKSQLCKTAAVFGFPFKDTKVIMEKFGHCQFFGVGDSKDVAELKKYLDTSDHRILAAFVETPSNPLLNMPDLTGLRKLANEYGFFIVIDDTIGGLNVDILPYADIVCTSLTKLFNGSSNVMGGSLILNPKSSLYSSARAFVESDGFEDLLWCEDAKVLEINSRDFEDRTVRANKNTERLLSELILVNEGKVFKKIYYPTVSSEETFKNYEAVRNKLGGYGCMFSMAFYSEEDSKAFYDSLKVFKGPSNGTNFTLACPYVQLAHRFELEEVSKFGADPNLIRVSVGLEDSQWLLDVFSDAINMLERRRSQDD from the coding sequence ATGAcagaaattgaatttggtaaACCTCTCCCTTCGAATCTCGATTATGCAGTTTCATTCGGTATTCCTACATGGGATTCAGCGATAGGATACGTGGAAAAGAACCCCGACGTAATAAGCAAGATGGATACAGGGTATCCAAGATATTTCCCTCAACCACCAATTCAAAAACTTTGTAATCATTTCATTAAAAAGTTCGGATGTGATTCTGAGAGCTGCCGTCCCTTTCCTTCTTAcaatttggccaagaaATGCCTAGAGTTTGTAAAGTCAATTCCTGGAAGCACAGCTCATTTAGAAGTCGAGACGTTCCAGTTAGTGGCAGATGGGAAATCACCCAAACAAAGACTTGTTGTGACGATTGCTGCTGTCTTGGCATCTGGAGATGACTTTGACGTTGTCAGAGAATACTGGAAACTAAGAGGCGAGTGTGTGTCTAGCCGATTGGCAGAATCTCTTCACCAGTTGTTAACTGCACCAGATTCAAGACGGCAAGAGGCAGAAGCCAAGTTCTTTCTTGCTAACGAGGAAGGAAATCACGCTAAAAAGCTGATaaaacaaagaattgtTGATAATCACTGTAATCCGTTTGGATCGAATTCAAATGGTGAAGAGCTCGTCCTCAATCCTGACACAGATGCTTATCTGGTATCAAGCGGTATGTCTTCTATCTTTACAGCTCGCGATATACTTTCTTTCTGGGAGGAAAAGAGGGCTTCGAAACATTCTCTAGGAAAAAAGTCGCAGCTGTGCAAGACTGCAGCTGTCTTTGGCTTTCCTTTCAAAGATACTAAAGTGATCATGGAGAAATTTGGACATTGTCAATTTTTTGGTGTTGGAGATTCTAAAGATGTTGCTGAACTAAAGAAATATTTAGACACAAGCGACCACCGTATCCTGGCCGCCTTTGTTGAAACGCCTTCAAATCCTTTACTAAATATGCCTGACCTAACAGGACTGAGGAAATTGGCGAATGAATATGGGTTCTTTATTGTGATTGACGACACTATAGGAGGCCTAAACGTTGACATTCTGCCTTATGCAGACATCGTGTGCACATCACTGACCAAACTTTTCAACGGATCTAGCAATGTCATGGGGGGCTCACTCATTTTGAACCCAAAGTCATCTTTGTACTCTAGTGCCCGTGCATTTGTTGAGAGTGATGGCTTTGAGGATCTCCTATGGTGTGAAGACGCtaaagttcttgaaatcaattccagagattttgaagatagGACAGTACGTGCTAATAAAAACACGGAAAGGCTTTTGAGTGAACTGATCTTAGTCAATGAAGGGAAAGtattcaaaaagatctACTATCCAACTGTCAGCTCTGAAGAAACATTTAAGAATTATGAAGCTGTTCGTAATAAGCTTGGTGGTTACGGCTGTAtgttttcaatggctttctACAGCGAggaagattcaaaagctttctacgattctttgaaagtgttCAAAGGTCCTTCTAATGGCACAAACTTTACTTTAGCATGCCCTTACGTTCAATTGGCGCACCGTTTTGAATTAGAAGAAGTCTCCAAGTTTGGAGCTGATCCGAACTTGATCAGGGTTAGCGTAGGTTTAGAAGATAGTCAATGGTTGCTAGACGTATTTTCGGATGCAATCAATATGCTGGAACGCAGGCGCTCCCAAGATGATTAA
- the TDEL0E05690 gene encoding homocysteine S-methyltransferase family protein: MVRIPIKKLVIESKEILVLDGGQGTELENRGIEVANPVWSTIPFLSESFWTDSSSKERKIVESVFDDFKKSGSNILMTITYQTSFTSIVENTQFKTLAEYNTLLDRIVKFSRSCIGDERYLIGSVGPWGAHVCCEFTGNYGLHPESIDYYEYFKPQLDNFNGQDEIDLIGFETVPNFHELKAILSWDETKIAKPFYIGLSVHNNGVLRDGTTMEEIGEYIKGLGEKISSNFLLLGVNCVSFNDSSDMVKSIHKALPDMPLLAYPNSGEVYDTEKKIWFDNKDKLDSWDSVVRSYIDNGARIIGGCCRTSPRDIAEVSAAVKKYNKVQE; this comes from the coding sequence ATGGTGCGTATTCCAATTAAAAAGCTTGTGATTGAATCCaaagaaattttggttCTCGATGGTGGTCAAGGGACCGAGTTGGAAAATAGAGGTATTGAAGTTGCCAACCCTGTGTGGTCAACAATTCCTTTTTTGAGTGAATCTTTTTGGACTGACAGCTCGTCTAAGGAGAGGAAGATTGTCGAAAGTGTTTTCGAtgacttcaagaaatcaggTTCCAATATATTGATGACCATCACATACCAAACTAGTTTTACATCCATCGTCGAAAATACGCAGTTTAAGACTCTTGCCGAGTACAATACCCTTCTAGATCGAATTGTCAAATTTTCCCGTAGTTGCATTGGCGATGAGCGTTATTTGATCGGTTCTGTGGGCCCATGGGGTGCTCATGTTTGTTGTGAATTCACTGGTAACTATGGCCTTCACCCCGAGAGTATTGACTATTATGAATACTTTAAACCGCAATTAGATAATTTCAATGGACaggatgaaattgactTGATAGGCTTTGAGACGGTTCCTAATTTCCATGAGTTGAAAGCCATTTTGTCCTGGGATGAAACGAAGATTGCCAAGCCATTTTATATCGGATTGTCAGTTCATAACAATGGTGTTCTTAGGGATGGTACAAccatggaagaaattggtgAATACATCAAAGGCCTTGGAGAGAAAATCAGCTCCAATTTCTTGCTGTTGGGGGTCAACTGCGTGAGCTTCAACGACTCTAGTGACATGGTGAAGTCAATTCATAAGGCTTTGCCGGATATGCCGCTATTGGCCTACCCAAACAGTGGTGAGGTGTATGAtactgaaaagaagatctggTTTGACAACAAGGACAAATTGGATAGCTGGGACTCAGTGGTAAGAAGCTATATCGACAATGGAGCTAGAATTATCGGCGGCTGTTGTAGAACAAGCCCAAGAGATATCGCCGAGGTTTCAGCTGCTGTGAAGAAATACAACAAAGTACAAGAGTGA
- the TDEL0E05740 gene encoding glutaredoxin, giving the protein MVSEEKVSFVKELVEDNKVVIFSKTFCPYCKATLKTFDEARLPVGLVRVLQLDKLDDGSEIQDALYELNGQKTVPSIYILKRHIGGNSELQKLKHEGVLEFIMEAVVA; this is encoded by the coding sequence atggtatcagaagaaaaagtCAGTTTTGTAAAAGAATTGGTTGAAGATAACAAGGTTGTAATCTTTAGCAAGACCTTCTGTCCCTACTGTAAAGCGACATTGAAGACGTTCGATGAAGCCAGGCTCCCAGTAGGATTAGTTCGTGTGTTGCAATTGGACAAATTAGACGATGGTTCTGAGATTCAGGACGCCTTGTACGAACTCAATGGCCAAAAGACTGTTCCTAGTATCTACATCTTGAAACGTCACATAGGTGGAAATTCTGAACTGCAAAAACTAAAACATGAGGGTGTTTTGGAGTTCATTATGGAGGCAGTCGTCGCTTAG
- the TDEL0E05700 gene encoding amino acid permease, which translates to MDSKSDKFSKFESEALSVSASKVQGAYSSAVRSWKDSFKPSELSQIPEDLDYHDLTEREKIQLRLANQPYQKVLHQRHLSMIAIGGTLGTGLFIGLGAALTSGPAALLIGYLLVGTSMFCVIQSAAELACQFPVSGSYASHVSRFVDESLGFTVATNYTLAWLVLFPSELIGCSLTISYWNSSINPAVWVSIFLVFVLWINLFGVRIFAETEFILSIIKVLAIIIFIIIGIVLIAGGGPDPGGYIGTKYWHDPGPFAKPVFKNLCQTFVAAAFSFGGTEMVLLTGTESKNVSSIARAAKGTFYRIAIFYVTTVVVIGCLVPYNDPRLLSASSSEDISASPFVIALSNTGSMGAKVSHFMNAVILVAVVSVCNSTVYASSRLIQALGTAGQLPKIFGYMDRKGRPLVGIAVSATFGLLGFLVATKKQSEVFTWLFALCSVAAFVTWFSICLAQVRYRMAMRARKRSLDSIAYKSILGIWGGVVGCIVNFLLVAGEVYVSAFPANAKSSAEGFFKYTLSIPIMIVVFLGHKIHRNDWGNWYVKRKDMDLDTGCSIEDFELFQAQKEAEKRALASRPLYYRVYRFWC; encoded by the coding sequence ATGGACTCGAAATCAGATAAGTTTAGCAAGTTTGAAAGCGAAGCTCTGAGCGTTTCCGCTAGCAAAGTACAAGGAGCTTATTCATCAGCAGTGCGAAGTTGGAAAGATTCATTTAAGCCTAGTGAACTCTCACAAATTCCGGAAGACCTGGACTATCATGACCTCACAGAACGTGAGAAAATCCAGTTGAGACTGGCTAATCAGCCATATCAAAAGGTACTTCATCAGAGGCATCTGAGCATGATTGCTATCGGTGGTACTTTGGGTACGGGTCTTTTCATTGGTTTAGGTGCAGCGTTAACTTCTGGCCCAGCTGCTTTACTGATTGGGTACCTGTTAGTGGGAACTTCGATGTTTTGCGTTATTCAGAGTGCAGCTGAGCTTGCTTGTCAGTTTCCTGTCAGCGGATCATATGCATCGCACGTTTCGAGGTTTGTAGATGAGTCGCTTGGATTTACAGTCGCTACGAACTATACTTTGGCATGGTTGGTGCTATTCCCAAGCGAATTGATCGGTTGTTCGCTAACAATAAGTTACTGGAATTCAAGTATCAATCCAGCAGTTTGGGTCTCTATTTTCCTGGTTTTTGTGTTATGGATTAATCTCTTCGGTGTGAGAATATTTGCAGAGACTGAGTTTATCTTGTCAATCATAAAAGTTTTAGCtattatcatcttcatcataatTGGTATTGTTCTAATTGCTGGTGGAGGGCCAGATCCTGGTGGATACATCGGGACTAAATATTGGCATGATCCTGGTCCATTTGCAAAACCGGTTTTTAAAAATCTTTGCCAAACTTTCGTGGCGGCAGCATTCTCGTTTGGTGGTACGGAGATGGTTCTTCTAACTGGCACTGAATCCAAAAATGTTTCCTCAATTGCTCGTGCCGCCAAGGGCACCTTTTATAGAATTGCAATCTTCTATGTCACTACTGTGGTAGTCATCGGCTGTCTTGTTCCTTACAATGACCCACGTCTTCTAAGTGCAAGTAGTAGTGAGGATATATCGGCTTCCCCATTTGTTATAGCCTTGAGTAACACAGGATCTATGGGAGCCAAAGTGTCACACTTCATGAACGCTGTGATTTTAGTCGCAGTCGTGTCGGTCTGTAACTCAACAGTTTATGCGTCTTCGAGACTCATACAGGCATTGGGTACAGCTGGCCAATTGCCCAAGATATTTGGCTATATGGATAGAAAGGGTAGGCCTTTAGTTGGTATTGCAGTAAGTGCTACATTTGGCCTTCTAGGTTTTCTTGTCGCTACCAAGAAACAGAGTGAGGTTTTCACTTGGTTATTTGCCTTATGTTCAGTCGCTGCTTTCGTTACTTGGTTCAGCATTTGCCTTGCTCAAGTCAGATACAGAATGGCAATGAGAGCGAGAAAGAGATCTCTTGATTCGATCGCTTATAAATCCATACTGGGAATATGGGGAGGGGTTGTTGGCTGCATCGTCAACTTTTTACTTGTTGCAGGTGAAGTGTACGTTTCTGCGTTCCCAGCCAATGCCAAGAGCTCTGCAGAaggattcttcaaatataCCTTGAGTATCCCAATTATGATTGTAGTTTTTCTAGGTCACAAAATTCATCGTAATGATTGGGGAAATTGGTACgtgaagagaaaagataTGGACCTTGACACTGGCTGCTCTATAGAAGATTTTGAGCTGTTCCAAGCGcaaaaagaagctgagaaAAGAGCTCTTGCTAGCAGGCCATTGTACTACAGAGTGTACAGGTTTTGGTGTTAA
- the TDEL0E05730 gene encoding FAD-binding oxidoreductase — MTVQPSFAQLTAEAYPKVKRNSSFKVIDSADKDYFRSILSKDEIIESQSPEELASFNQDWMKKYRGQSNLVLFPNSTEKVSKIMKYCNDNKLAVVPQGGNTDLVGASVPVFDEIILSLKNMNKVRDFDPVSGTFKCDAGVVMRDAHQFLSDHDHIFPLDLPSRNNCHVGGVVSTNAGGLNLLRYGSLHGNVLGLEVVLPNGEIISSINALRKDNTGYDLKQLFIGAEGTIGVITGVSILAAAKPKALNAIFCGIDSFDTVQDLFVKAKGELSEILSAFEFMDRGSIECTVEYLKGMPFPLQNHHNFYVLIETSGSNKIHDDEKLHAFLSSALDSKLLSEGVMAKDKADYERLWTWRKSVPPACNSYGGMYKYDMSLQLKDLYSVSEAVTKRLNEAGLIGDAPKPIVKSVGYGHVGDGNIHLNIAVREFTKEIEGLLEPFVYEYIASKKGSISAEHGVGFHKKGHLHYSRSDIEIRFMKDVKNHYDPNGILNPYKYI, encoded by the coding sequence ATGACCGTCCAACCCTCATTTGCTCAGTTAACAGCTGAGGCTTACCCAAAAGTTAAGAGAAATAGTAGTTTTAAAGTTATCGATTCGGCAGATAAAGATTATTTCCGTTCTATTTTGTCGAAGGATGAGATCATTGAATCACAATCTCCAGAAGAGCTTGCTTCCTTCAATCAGGattggatgaagaaatatAGAGGCCAGTCGAATTTAGTTCTATTTCCCAACTCTACTGAGAAAGTATCCAAAATTATGAAGTATTGTAATGATAATAAACTGGCTGTCGTGCCTCAAGGAGGGAATACGGATTTAGTAGGAGCTTCAGTCCCtgtatttgatgaaattattctttctctcaagaaCATGAATAAAGTGAGAGATTTTGACCCTGTTAGTGGAACGTTCAAGTGTGATGCTGGTGTTGTTATGCGTGATGCTCACCAATTTTTATCTGACCATGATCATATTTTCCCATTGGATCtaccttcaagaaataacTGTCATGTAGGTGGTGTTGTCTCCACTAATGCAGGTGGGCTAAATTTGCTAAGATATGGTTCTCTACACGGTAACGTTTTGGGTCTAGAAGTTGTCTTGCCTAATGGTGAAATCATTAGTAGTATTAACGCTTTGAGAAAAGATAACACTGGTTATGATTTGAAACAGTTGTTTATCGGTGCAGAAGGTACCATCGGTGTCATTACTGGTGTTTCTATACTCGCAGCTGCAAAGCCCAAAGCTCTTAACGCCATTTTTTGCGGTATTGACAGTTTCGATACTGTTCAGGACTTGTTCGTCAAGGCCAAAGGAGAACTGTCTGAAATCCTTTCTGCATTTGAATTTATGGATCGCGGTTCCATCGAGTGTACCGTCGAATATCTGAAAGGTATGCCTTTTCCCTTGCAAAATCATCACAACTTCTATGTTCTTATCGAAACCTCTGGATCTAACAAGATACATGACGATGAAAAACTACACGCCTTTCTTTCAAGCGCTTTGGATTCCAAACTGCTCTCTGAGGGTGTGATGGCTAAGGACAAAGCTGACTATGAGAGACTTTGGACATGGAGAAAGTCTGTGCCACCAGCTTGTAACTCATATGGTGGTATGTACAAATATGACatgtctcttcaattgaaagacTTATACTCTGTGTCCGAAGCTGTCACGAAGAGACTAAACGAGGCTGGCTTAATTGGTGATGCGCCAAAGCCAATCGTCAAATCTGTCGGGTATGGTCACGTCGGTGATGGTAACATTCACCTGAATATTGCCGTCAGAGAATTCActaaagagattgaaggCTTATTAGAGCCTTTTGTTTATGAATACATCGCCTCAAAGAAAGGTTCCATCAGTGCTGAACATGGTGTTGGTTTCCATAAGAAAGGGCATTTGCATTACTCAAGAAGTGACATTGAAATCAGATTTATGAAAGATGTCAAAAACCATTACGATCCAAACGGAATTTTGAATCCATACAAGTACATTTAA
- the TDEL0E05750 gene encoding uncharacterized protein, producing the protein MLKTVKSSSLTKEKVAIDEAEVQLEEGVTLDETIKQGVLHNDRTKLKQGLKARHIKMLTLVGVFGTGLFLSSGGTLKKTGPVGMLIAYVLVGIVVGCNQIAIAEVASFMPATGATIRHSEQFIDEAVGFTFGWISTYSSLMPGELSATAVVMTYWTDLSPAIFITIFGVLFILTNIYTIRFYGEIEYFFGWLKLALIAILIITGLVIDLGGTKQERLGFHYWRNPGPFAEYLVGGDTGKFVGFWAALSSVVYSYSGIQNIAILAGETKNSRHAIFHGAKNVFVRIILLYLITVFVLTLIVPYNDKLIATGSGNARSSPFVIAMERAGIKVLPHIVNALILTSAWSAGNLAIIEGSRNLFCLATKNQAPKIFLKTSKRGIPWVGVLFISSFLPLAYMSCSESSATVFSWFQELVSSNTLLRWILISANHIHMDRALRAQGYSRKDLPYSTTIAPYAAWFSGIMSFIFLLTGGFYNFIHGNFDIESFFSRYFIIPLAIALFTFWKLFKKTRYLRPHEVDLQSIFEDIRENPEYIPETTPLWKRLIFKKNK; encoded by the coding sequence ATGTTGAAAACTGTGAAAAGttcatctttaacaaaGGAAAAAGTGGCTATTGATGAGGCTGAAGTTCAGCTTGAGGAAGGTGTTACATTAGATGAGACGATCAAACAAGGAGTCTTACATAATGATAGAACCAAACTAAAGCAAGGTCTCAAAGCACGCCACATCAAAATGTTAACCCTTGTCGGTGTATTCGGTACAGGTTTATTTTTGTCCTCCGGTGGAACACTGAAGAAAACTGGACCAGTTGGGATGCTGATTGCATATGTTCTTGTTGGTATTGTTGTAGGGTGTAATCAAATTGCGATAGCAGAGGTTGCTTCCTTCATGCCAGCCACTGGTGCGACAATTAGACACTCGGAACAATTTATAGATGAAGCAGTGGGCTTCACATTCGGCTGGATCTCGACATACTCCTCTTTAATGCCTGGAGAACTTTCGGCTACGGCAGTGGTTATGACCTACTGGACTGACTTGAGCCCCGCGATTTTCATTACCATTTTTGGTGTTCTATTCATCTTGACCAATATCTACACAATCAGGTTCTATGGGGAAATTGAGTATTTTTTTGGGTGGTTGAAGCTGGCTTTAATTGCAATTCTAATAATAACCGGCCTAGTAATTGACCTGGGAGGAACAAAGCAAGAAAGGCTAGGTTTTCATTACTGGAGGAACCCCGGCCCATTTGCTGAATATCTTGTTGGGGGTGACACCGGGAAATTCGTGGGATTTTGGGCTGCATTGTCTTCCGTCGTGTATTCTTATTCTGGAATACAAAACATCGCTATTTTGGCTGGTGAAACGAAGAATAGCAGAcatgcaatttttcacgGAGCTAAGAATGTGTTTGTGCGCATAATTCTCCTTTATTTGATAACTGTGTTTGTCTTGACTCTGATAGTTCCATACAATGACAAGCTTATCGCAACAGGTTCTGGGAATGCTAGATCCAGTCCCTTCGTTATTGCTATGGAAAGAGCTGGTATCAAAGTCCTTCCACACATCGTGAACGCGTTAATCTTAACGTCTGCATGGTCGGCAGGTAACCTTGCCATCATTGAAggttcaagaaatttgttTTGTTTGGCAACCAAGAACCAAGCACCTAAAATCTTCCtaaaaacttcaaaaagagGTATCCCCTGGGTAGGTGTTTTATTCATCTCAAGTTTTCTGCCTCTAGCTTATATGTCTTGCTCTGAATCGTCGGCAACGGTGTTTAGctggtttcaagaattaGTATCCTCCAACACACTATTACGTTGGATCCTTATCTCCGCAAACCACATTCATATGGACAGGGCATTGAGGGCACAAGGATATAGCAGAAAAGATCTTCCTTACTCCACTACTATCGCTCCCTATGCTGCATGGTTTTCAGGAATAATGTCGTTCATATTTCTTCTTACAGGTGGATTTTACAACTTCATTCATGGGAATTTCGATATCGAATCCTTCTTTAGCAGATACTTCATCATTCCATTGGCAATTGCACTGTTTACATTCTGGAAACTGTTCAAAAAAACCCGTTATTTACGTCCTCACGAAGTAGATCTGCAAAGCATTTTTGAGGATATAAGAGAAAACCCAGAATATATTCCTGAAACCACTCCATTGTGGAAAAGGTTAATTTTTAAAAAGAACAAGTAG
- the TDEL0E05720 gene encoding uncharacterized protein, which translates to MSSVAGKGQVLVTEENESSSISSTSKYISGTCNEIVSITDEENIQDKAKVISSRDADVTLEFLRQHDSEVPEITGEQEKRLSRKVVWIIVPLCALIDFALYADKATASYTSIFGMWKDTHLTQNMYNNSTTLFYVGFIVGQINLIFLQKFPVGQVMTTLGFLWTLIIYLHTVAVNHQGIYALRFFLGFVEAIAIPALNTTMGQFLTAEEKSWTASLFYTSCLGNEIIVGFIAFGLLHAHPSIAIWKLFMIVIASISMVVTVLIALLYPSNPTNARFLNLKEKIWVIRRVQKTTGSSIEQKIIKKHQIWEAFKDPISWLFCAFFFCNQLSNNLVYQEKLLFKQLGVSTLGSTLVSVAYGGFSVTCAIIASVLIRKKRDFTAYSVVIWTMFPLVGGIAMVCLPWERKLALLAMICLCAPKGVAWILMFSWNSTTVSGYTKKVTRNAMVMFWYGIANIIAPQLWQAKDGPRYYTAWIVQIIFAFFLAPISALVIRIILKRRNERRITASGTEPALGIITDSTDECRISFKANLALLDLTDLENERFIYPL; encoded by the coding sequence ATGTCGAGTGTTGCTGGTAAAGGCCAAGTGCTTGTGactgaagaaaatgaaagCAGTAGCATCAGTAGTACTTCAAAGTATATCAGCGGTACTTGCAATGAAATTGTGAGCATCACAGATGAGGAGAATATCCAAGACAAGGCAAAAGTCATCAGTTCGAGAGATGCAGATGTGACGCTGGAGTTTCTCAGACAGCACGATTCAGAGGTACCCGAAATTACAGGCGAGCAAGAGAAAAGGTTGTCAAGGAAAGTAGTGTGGATTATTGTACCACTTTGTGCCTTAATAGATTTTGCCCTGTATGCCGATAAAGCGACAGCTTCATACACCTCCATCTTTGGTATGTGGAAAGATACGCATTTGACCCAGAACATGTACAATAACTCGACAACATTGTTTTATGTTGGCTTTATTGTTGGGCAAATAAACTTGATTTTCCTCCAAAAATTCCCTGTTGGTCAAGTTATGACGACTCTCGGCTTTCTTTGGACGTTGATCATTTATCTTCACACAGTGGCCGTGAACCACCAGGGAATTTATGCTTTAAGATTTTTTCTAGGGTTTGTTGAAGCAATTGCGATACCTGCTTTAAATACCACGATGGGACAATTCTTGACGGCGGAGGAGAAAAGTTGGACTGCTTCGTTATTCTATACTTCATGTCTGGGCAATGAGATCATTGTAGGTTTCATTGCGTTCGGGTTGCTGCATGCACATCCCAGCATAGCTATTTGGAAATTATTCATGATCGTCATCGCCTCGATTAGCATGGTAGTCACAGTTCTCATCGCACTACTGTATCCAAGCAATCCTACAAATGCACGATTCTTGAATCTCAAGGAAAAAATCTGGGTTATTAGAAGGGTTCAAAAGACTACAGGCTCTTCAATTGAGCAAAAAATTATTAAAAAGCATCAGATATGGGAGGCCTTTAAGGATCCCATCTCGTGGTTATTTTGtgcctttttcttctgtAATCAGTTGTCGAATAACTTAGTTTACCAGGAGAAGCTGcttttcaaacaattggGAGTCTCAACCTTAGGGTCTACTTTGGTTTCAGTGGCATATGGTGGGTTTTCAGTTACTTGTGCAATTATTGCATCTGTGCTTataaggaagaaaagagattTTACAGCCTACTCTGTTGTGATCTGGACGATGTTCCCGCTCGTTGGAGGAATAGCGATGGTATGCCTTCCATGGGAAAGAAAATTGGCTCTCCTTGCCATGATATGTTTATGTGCACCTAAAGGTGTTGCGTGGATATTGATGTTCAGTTGGAACTCCACTACAGTGTCTGGCTACACCAAAAAAGTGACTAGAAATGCTATGGTCATGTTTTGGTATGGAATTGCTAATATAATTGCGCCACAACTATGGCAAGCTAAAGATGGACCGAGGTATTATACAGCATGGATTGTTCAGATCATATTCGCTTTCTTCCTGGCACCTATATCGGCTTTGGTGATAAGGATCATCCTAAAACGTAGGAACGAGAGACGGATCACTGCTTCGGGCACTGAACCAGCATTGGGTATAATCACAGATAGTACTGATGAATGCAGAATAAGTTTCAAGGCCAACTTAGCTTTACTAGATCTGACAGATCTGGAAAATGAGCGGTTCATATATCCTTTGTGA